TTGATATAGTGTTACTAGGAATTCTACtgcttaagagtgatatcgccaaatcttcaggtgattgggaaacaagcggtctccgattttaatgagtgatagctcgttggattcgtctttcaattctaggaaacacgtgtctttcactttttcttaaaaaaatttgttttctgtgaaaagcgctcaaaagtgaagacatgccagagggtaccgaaaacagtttttcggcaataactcaagaaaaaattattttaaatggttgtaatgttgtacgattgtcggccttgaaaaggtagagtatacgcaccgcttggtgctagttgatccactagagttatgactagaaatatagtgaatgttcggtgagtccgccttctctgcagctccgatgtaccacggaactgagtatggggtgttgtagctggcctcacccactatcgttgcacatataaatgaacccagtacttttgggctgcaagcctacagaagtcttgaaaaaaaaagttggtgccaaaatgtagattgtttccttctttctgagggcccaactgccagaagagcatctggaacggtactacggcaatcattttttattgtctactattctttcaccttatcaatagaaaaacgcttcgctatgtcgcgaatatatcagatccactactagtaatatcaagagaaaaatcattaaatttttctccgaggattttagtcaaataaagtgttagcgtatagcaaatgacctcaggactacggaacagtaattagtttttcaattggaccaatatttgctacgtgacaggagtttggaaaaccgtttgctcccacttgatcgtatcgttttttcaaactcctgtcgcgtagcaaatattggtccaattgaaaaacaaattactgttccggactcctgaggtcatttgctatacgctaactctttatttgactaaaatcctccgagaaaaatttaataatttttcacaagaattactaacactggatatgttgtaacgacctatattcgagtcaaagtgaagcgtatacggtaagggaatagtagacgatacaaaattactcacgtagaaccgttccagacgctgttctggcagttaggccctcagacagaaggaaaaaatctacattttggcaccaacttttttttcaagacttctgtaggcttgcagcccaaaagtacttaGTTCATTTaaatgtgcaacgatagtgggtgaggccagctacaacaccccatactcggTTCCGTGGAATAACGAAGCTGCAgaaaaggcggactctccgaacattcactatatttctagtcataactctagtggatcaactagcaccaagcggtgcgtatactccacctgtaggtcttttcaaggccgacaatcgtacaacattacaacaatttaaaataattttttcttgagttattgccgaaaaactgttttcggtaccctctgacatgtcttcacttttgagcgcttttcaaagaaaacatttttttttaagaaaaagtgaaagacacgtgtttcctagaattgaaagacgaatccaacgagctatcactcattaaaatcggagaccgcttgtttccaaatttaaaaaaatcttctgaagatatggcgatatcactcttaatacGAATAGCCAAGGTCCAGCCTGAACTATAGCCCGAAAAAAACCCATATGCTGTAAAGTAAAAGCCTTAACCCGAAGCATTTACCAGAGTTTGAAAACATATTCATAGTTTATACCCTCAAGAATgactttaaattgaaaaacatcAAAGCGCTGGAGGgatagataaaaaaaaccttcgtTAAGTAAAATCCtcaaattcgataaaaaatcctcaaaaatcCTTGGAACATTCCAACAATATTTGCTACCCCATGACAAATagcttcaaaattcaaaatctctCTACTTCTCAGTAAATCCGAGCATAAACGGAATCATACTAACATAGCAAACATGTGGCTGAGAAACACCGATAATCGCTAAATCAAAAAAGTTATGAGAAAATCCACTGCATCACCACTACATCACCACTGCATCACCACTACATCACCACTGCATCACCACTACATCACCACTGCACGTCGTTAAATACAATCATACGTCAGACGTAACCTCTCTATGTGACTTACGTCACAGTAAGCTGCGATGCTAGACAGAGCATTGCTCATTCCATATTTTACAAACCTGTTATAATGGCACCATTCATTGCGACGACACCACTATGAGTGAAGCCGATCagtcaatgaatttttgtttacaaattcatCAGACGTTTCTGCCTTATCACTCCAGTATCAGTATCAGAAAACACCCTAGGTTGAAAGCGATATATACACTTTCGTTTTAAAGCATTGAGGGGTCTAGATATTTATGTTGTGAGACGAAAAAGCgtgttttgtttgattttaaaatgatatatttttcatggcAAGGTCATAACCGAAGTGACAAATTCAAGAATGGGAAATCTAGTTGATTCTGATATCGACGCAGTTTCTGAAGGTCTGAGCGTTGTTTGGATTCCAGCATGCATCTGGTGCTGGTGGGTATGAAGTTCTGTATGTCCAACGGAGTGTGCATCTTGTGCATCGGACACCAGCTGGCAATTGAATGGCAACACGCATTTGTCCGTTTTGGTGGTCGCCACCTGAGCAGGCCCAGTTGTTGTCTCGGACTCCTCTATCGGCGCTGTTGATGTTAAGACGTTGGAAGCAGTTGTTGTTCTCAGTCACTTGTGGGCAAAGTTCGAACATGAAACCACCACGATGATTGGCAGTGAATTCAACAATAGCGTTGATGACCTGTCCAGCGTTGTATGTTCCAGTGATGATACCTTTGTCGTATCTACCTCCTTGTTGGGCATGAGTGTTTCCTGGGGCATCACCGCAACGTCCTGCAATATTTAAATCACAAAGTTAGTTTGGGTGAAAATTATTGGAATTGATGTGTGGCGGGCGTACCGCAAGTGGAgtattgttgattttgttgaacatttCCGCACCATACACCTGTGTCGTCCCACCAGAAGGGTTGTTGAGCTGCAGGGAACTCGTTTGGTCTACGGAAAATAGACGTTCTGGAGAGTGGAGTGTGCACGTAACCGTGTGGTTCAACAAGGGCGAGCCCAGCAGCGAAGATAAGTAATGCGAACTTCATTTTGATTCAGAAGTTTTAGACTTAGCCAAATGAACGATTTGCTGGCCTTTTATAGGAAGCTGTTGGTCGTTAGAGTAATTGATAAGATTACGGGAAACTTCGGTTTGATAAGATAACTGGAAAGTAGTGGTTGATAAGGCGTTAGGTTTTCATTCATTATTATTACGCGCATTATGTGGAAATGGTGGTACAGGAACGTCATATGATTTCTTTGCAAATAATATACaaaaacaacgcacttcaagcatgagtgggaCTCTCATCAGAGTACTGAAGCTAGACAGTGTATCGAATAACTTTTAGCACTGTAAAAAagtggacattttttttcattcaaaatgatACTCACTGTCACTCGAGAAGGCGTATAGGGTGTAAATCTTATTTTGATCTAGGGTCAGGTCAATCTCTAGCCAAAATTACAGGAAAATCGTAAGAAACGTGTAGGAGTTACGAAATCGCCGTCCTTTTTCATAGGACCTTTAGTCCTTTAGTAAGGTTTCCTCTATAGTAAGGCCTCTTTTGATTAAATCTTGCCTTTCAGCACCTTATACGCCTTCCTGTAGTCCCCGTAGTCCTGTTCCTAGAAATTGTAACATTTGCTATAACACCACCATGCACCGTAGTTTATACTCGAAGTACTAGCGTTAGCTCTCGTAATACCGACACATCTCGTATAAACTACGTAGCATGGCATTAATACGCTCCCTTTCCAGTGGTGTCAGCAGAACGCATTTTGTATATTATTTGCAAAGAAATCATATGACGTTCCTGTACCACCATTTCTACATAATGCGCGTAATAATAATGAATGAAAACCTAACGCCTTATCAACCACTACTTTCCAGTTATCTTATCAAACCGAATTTTCCCGTAATCTTATCAATTACTCTAATGATGAACAGCTTCCTATAAAAGGCCAGCAAATCCGTCATTTGGTTAAGTCTAAAACTTCTGAATCAAAATGAAGTTCGCATTACTTATCTTCGCTGCTGGGCTCGCCCTTGTTGAACCACACGGTTACGTGCACACTCCACTCTCCAGAACGTCTATTTTCCGTAGACCAAACGAGTTCCCTGCAGCTCAACAACCCTTCTGGTGGGACGACACAGGTGTATGGTGCGGaaatgttcaacaaaatcaacaatacTCCACTTGCGGTACGCCCGCCACACATCAATTCCAATAATTTTCACCCAAACTAACTTTGTGATTTAAATATTGCAGGACGTTGCGGTGATGCCCCAGGAAACACTCATGCCCAACAAGGAGGTAGATACGACAAAGGTATCATCACTGGAACATACAACGCTGGACAGGTCATCAACGCCATCGTTGAATTCACTGCCAATCATCGTGGTGGTTTCATGTTCGAACTTTGCCCACAAGTGACTGAGAACAACAACTGCTTCCAACGTCTTAACATCAACAGCGCCGATAGAGGAGTCCGAGACAACAACTGGGCCTGCTCAGGTGGCGACCACCAAAACGGACAAATGCGTGTTGCCATTCAATTGCCAGCTGGTGTCAGATGCACAAGATGCACACTCCGTTGGACATACAGAACATCATACCCACCAGCACCAGATGCGTGCTGGAATCCAAACAACGCTCAAACCTTCAGAAATTGCGTCGATATCAGAATCAACTAGATTTCCCATTCTTAAATTTGTTACTTCGGTTCTGACCTTGctgtgaaaaatatatcaatttaaaatcaaacgaaaacacGCTTTTTTTGTCTCACAACATAAATATCGGTTCGCAATAAACGGCAGATATAAGAAATGAAAAAggcagttaaaaaaatcaaaaatggaaatgaaaacaaataattttggaggcaaaaaattcaaaaaggaaGTTATTAAAATGCAATTGTGAAGttcaaattgtgaaaaaagaCAGTAATGGCCGTGTAAACTGCAGTATTATCAActgcctttttatttatttttaactgtctttttgaaaaagtccTATCTGTCGTTTcgtattttttatttcaaccaCATATTCTGCCCTATGCCCTTTATGCTTAATTTCCtcttactccgtttacgctccgtttagctaaaccacgttccttttttattgtttaaaacgtaaacggagcgtaaacggcgtaagaggaaatcaagcattaggGAATACAATACCGGTATTAAAACAAGTATCAATAACGGAAACTTCCAATACCGAACACAGTATTAATATCACTAAGTTTGTAATGAAAAAATGTGTACAAGACCTAATTAAGAGTTTCCATTCCTTTAGTTTTTTCAcccaacaaaatattcaaattcacTCTGCCACCTGGCGTTGCGTAGcggaaattgtgaaaaattccGTAGAAATCTCAAAATGAACTGACAAAAATGGCTGCCGCCATTTTGAATATTCgcttcaataaaaatggattttattaGTTTGTGCAAAttacaaaacgaaatttaaaaaagtggAACCATTACTTTGTCAGTTTCGACGGCAGAAATGTTTTGTGTGAACATTTATTATAGTGAAAATTATTGTGTGACGAGATAAACGTGCAGTTTGTGGAAAAATTCAGTCAAAAAGACGCACttttaaatatcaaaaaaataacaaatttaattgtttttttcaaaaatgtggaaCCATTATTTTGTCAGAAAAGGTGTGAATTAATAGTGTAAATAGGCCATAAGCCGTGTAGTGCGTCCACCGAAGCGCTAGGGCTGCAGTTTTCAGGCCGTTTCTTCGGGTTTTGTGCTAGGAAAAAGGGGTGGTTTCTCTTAAGTTCGATACGCAGACAAACTGAACGGTTGCGCATGTAGAATTAAAGAAGCTTCTTAAGCTTGCAAGTGATCGCAAATTTACGAGTTCATCCAACATTGACGAAATGCATTGTGTATTACAGTGAGtaattctctaaaatgtttgatttcagtatatttagctaatccttctgtcacatcttttgacagctttttacgttttagtacgttttctctcccagtagcaaaaacccaatcccagcaaaaaaagaaactatatcgaatgccgcaaatgcatttaaaaacgaacattcggtgaaatacttttttatcacaccaaatgtttatcattttatacaaatatgtttatctTTATAATAAATCAACATCAGTGATGTGcatgtaatttaaacaaagcaaaatcaattgtttatgtgttacatttacattatggaagagAAATGTCccattctttttccaaatttgtgtactcaagcgaaagaaattgtcatttatttgcgttaaatgaattttactaaacaattCGACGTTATTATCATcttattgacattgaaactatataaaaaatagtagCTTCCAATctaggtacttttactcatcgtgatacgagataacaaattattttcccgTGTATTGTACATACCAACTTTCCTGTAAGACAAATCTTACGGTGTTTGTActtgtcttcttttgctatgcataaaaaatgcatatagatcgtcgacatattttgtgatcggcaactttgtcagtttttccttttacatttttctagttttttttaatgttaaaattacaaccataagatacattttgaaatgttgcattgaatgcaaatagaattacTTCGAATtacatggattacttcggagggacatttttgagatctcgtaaacaaaataaaagttgacaaattaatttgtcgtcgattttatgcattttttatgcgtggcaaaagaagacagtaacatacaacgtaatatttgtgttacataAAAGTTGGTCGCACAACTATAAACaccaaaatcgttttgtgaGCATTCtagacaattaaaatttggattgaaatgaaaaatattttttttatagtttcaatatcaataaaatgatataaCGTCGAATTGTTTAGTGAAATTCATTTAGCGCAAATAGACGaccatttctttcgtttcagcacacatgtcgtcgatttgtgtgcattttttgtgcatataaaaaaagacaagtaaattgaataccgcaaatacatttaaaaaggaacattcggtgaaatactttttagcaattcaattgtttatttgaatcattttattaattgaatacacagagaaaaaattcggatttaatgtttaatctacggaaagattacgaatattttaaatatttcgaaagatttcgtttcaatcttttttcaaagattacaaaaattaaatctttcgatagattgagtttcggtttaaaatgtctaaaattgatagtagcaattagaagtgaagattttgccacgaaaatgttttgtttttgttaaaagttcaTTGTCCTGGTATCTAGAGTTTATGATTAGAAGCTACTGCCATGTGTAAtttttagtcatctgttagcgatgcaaaagtaaaaaccacagcatccaatgtttcagatttttttttttgcttttcttaaaggatattgattttcgagtaaagaaaatcggtgaaaaagtaaataattcttccatgcaaactggtctgttatacttcttaatcaatggtacaattaaatatgggtgaaaaatatcgttattataatattttccatacgcTGATGGtacttttcaatagttttgccAGGCTCAACTTCCTTATCGTTGCTCATACAGATTTATGAAGTATGATAAtagtttattaaataattggtaaaatgaaaaaaaaatgttgccttcgattaggatttgaactcgtctactatgatggttacctcagttggtacaaatttttcgttcagagaatttattttttaatctttgaaagagtaaaatctccgtaacaacggtgcgaaaataaatcttgctaagattacgaacccaatagctcagtggtaaagtacaggactggagatacggaggtaccgaggtgaacgagttcaaatcctgatcaaattaagtaaaaaaaaaa
The sequence above is a segment of the Bradysia coprophila strain Holo2 unplaced genomic scaffold, BU_Bcop_v1 contig_70, whole genome shotgun sequence genome. Coding sequences within it:
- the LOC119083901 gene encoding uncharacterized protein LOC119083901, producing MKFALLIFAAGLALVEPHGYVHTPLSRTSIFRRPNEFPAAQQPFWWDDTGVWCGNVQQNQQYSTCGRCGDAPGNTHAQQGGRYDKGIITGTYNAGQVINAIVEFTANHRGGFMFELCPQVTENNNCFQRLNINSADRGVRDNNWACSGGDHQNGQMRVAIQLPAGVRCTRCTLRWTYRTSYPPAPDACWNPNNAQTFRNCVDIRIN
- the LOC119083902 gene encoding uncharacterized protein LOC119083902 — encoded protein: MKFALLIFAAGLALVEPHGYVHTPLSRTSIFRRPNEFPAAQQPFWWDDTGVWCGNVQQNQQYSTCGRCGDAPGNTHAQQGGRYDKGIITGTYNAGQVINAIVEFTANHRGGFMFELCPQVTENNNCFQRLNINSADRGVRDNNWACSGGDHQNGQMRVAIQLPAGVRCTRCTLRWTYRTSYPPAPDACWNPNNAQTFRNCVDIRIN